A genomic stretch from Pseudoliparis swirei isolate HS2019 ecotype Mariana Trench chromosome 18, NWPU_hadal_v1, whole genome shotgun sequence includes:
- the LOC130208316 gene encoding keratin-associated protein 4-9-like has translation MTAQRDRPFIFLRQGRRANTNSDRVAEQQAPEQRRAGWQEEVTSVSIGNHNTCNRNTCNCNTCNKDTCNLNTCNRNTCNCNTCNKDTCHLNTCSLNTCNRNTCNRNTCNRNTCNRNTCNHNTCNRNTCNCNTCNRNTCNRNTCNLNTCTLNTCNRNTCNLNTCNRNTCNCNTCNRNTCNRNTCNRNTCNLNTCTLNTCNRNTCNRNTCNLNTCNRNTCNHNTCNRNTCNLNTCNRNTCNLNTCNRNTCNHNTCNRNTCNCNTCNRNTCNRNTCNRNTCNRNTCNLNTCNRNTCNLNTGNRNTCNRNTCNLNTCNLNTCNRDS, from the coding sequence ATGACCGCGCAGAGGGAcagaccttttatttttttacgacAAGGGAGAAGAGCAAACACAAATAGTGACCGGGTCGCGGAGCAACAAGCTCCTGAACAACGACGTGCAGGCTGGCAGGAGGAAGTCACTTCTGTAAGCATCGGTAACCACAACACCTGCAACCGCAACACCTGCAACTGCAACACCTGCAACAAGGACACCTGCAACCTCAACACCTGCAACCGCAACACCTGCAACTGCAACACCTGCAACAAGGACACCTGCCACCTCAACACCTGCAGCCTCAACACCTGCAACCGCAACACCTGCAACCGCAACACCTGCAACCGCAACACCTGCAACCGCAACACCTGCAACCACAACACATGCAACCGCAACACCTGCAACTGCAACACCTGCAACCGCAACACCTGCAACCGCAACACCTGCAACCTCAACACCTGCACCCTCAACACCTGCAACCGCAACACCTGCAACCTCAACACCTGCAACCGCAACACCTGCAACTGCAACACCTGCAACCGCAACACCTGCAACCGCAACACCTGCAACCGCAACACCTGCAACCTCAACACCTGCACCCTCAACACCTGCAACCGCAACACCTGCAACCGCAACACCTGCAACCTCAACACCTGCAACCGCAACACCTGCAACCACAACACATGCAACCGCAACACCTGCAACCTCAACACCTGCAACCGCAACACCTGCAACCTCAACACCTGCAACCGCAACACCTGCAACCACAACACATGCAACCGCAACACCTGCAACTGCAACACCTGCAACCGCAACACCTGCAACCGCAACACCTGCAACCGCAACACCTGCAACCGCAACACCTGCAACCTCAACACCTGCAACCGCAACACCTGCAACCTCAACACCGGCAACCGCAACACCTGCAACCGCAACACCTGCAACCTCAACACCTGCAACCTCAACACCTGCAAccgtgatagttga